The stretch of DNA CGCAAGGTCCACGCCGTAGCGGATCTGGTGCAGCTCCAGCGCCTTGTGCTGGAACGTGCCGTCGTACAGCTGGAAGCCGCCGAGCCCCAGACACAGGCCCGACCACCAGGCGGTGAGGTGCCGGGCGTTCCGGCGCCACAGGTCCGCGTACAGGAAGAGGCCCGCGACCATCGCCAGCCAGCCGAAGGCGTGGAAGATCCCGTCGGAGACCAGACCGGCCTCGCTCGAAGCCTTGTCGTAGAAGTGGTGCCAGTGCAGCAGCTGATGGAACACCATCTCGTCGACGAACGCCGCAACTCCGACGCCGACCAGCGCACCGGAGAGCAGGGACCGCCGCGTCACCGGTCCGTCCCCCTGTGCCACTCCAGCGGAACACGTTGCTGCTCACGGGGATGGAACGTCATCCGGGCCTCCTCGGTGCCTGGGCGGACAAACGGTACGAGCGGGAGAGCGAGGCGCCGAGTACCCGCGAAGCGGAATGGCAGGCCGCCACTTTTGCGCCATGCGTGCCGCCGGTGCGGCGATTACGGTGAAATCCCACGAAAGACCGTGAACGGACCGTGAACAGAGATCGTGAATGGAGCCCTCGTGAAGCGTGCCGCCCTGTTCGACGTCGACGGAACGCTCGTCGACACCAACTACCTGCACGTCACCGCCTGGTGGGAGGCGTTCCGGCAGGCGGGGCACCGAGTGCCGATGCGCGCGGTGCACCACGCGATCGGCCTGGGCGGCACCGACCTGATCGAACACGTCCTCGGCGACGACCGCGATCCGGAACAGGACGACGCCATCAGCGCCGCGCACAAGACGCTCTACGGCACCCACTTCGACCGGCTCGAAGCCTTCGAGGACGCCGGACAACTGCTGCGCTCCCTCGCGGGGGAGGGATGGACCATCGTCCTCGCCACCTCTGCGGGCGGCGCCGAACTCGACGCGCTGCGTGCCGCCGTCGACGCGGACGACGTCATCACCGCGACGGCCAGCGCCGATGACGTCGACGCGGGCAAACCCGCGGCGGAGCCCGTCACCCAC from Streptomyces sp. BA2 encodes:
- a CDS encoding DUF2243 domain-containing protein, producing the protein MTRRSLLSGALVGVGVAAFVDEMVFHQLLHWHHFYDKASSEAGLVSDGIFHAFGWLAMVAGLFLYADLWRRNARHLTAWWSGLCLGLGGFQLYDGTFQHKALELHQIRYGVDLAPYDWTWNVIAVLFLVAGALLLVRARR
- a CDS encoding HAD hydrolase-like protein, giving the protein MKRAALFDVDGTLVDTNYLHVTAWWEAFRQAGHRVPMRAVHHAIGLGGTDLIEHVLGDDRDPEQDDAISAAHKTLYGTHFDRLEAFEDAGQLLRSLAGEGWTIVLATSAGGAELDALRAAVDADDVITATASADDVDAGKPAAEPVTHALDLAGAKARDSVFVGDSVWDMKSARRAGVTPLAVLSGGIPRDDLSRAGAAEVYEDTAHLLSSLKSSAFAGQ